The following proteins are encoded in a genomic region of Sorangiineae bacterium MSr12523:
- a CDS encoding amidohydrolase translates to MLFTNATILTMNERRDIITDGGVVIEGNRITQVGKANDLALAHPEQERVDLGGKLLIPGLIDTHVHLAQAMIRGCADEYELIPWLCDRIWVLQGNYTERDGYASARLCMAEMLKSGTTTFLEAMLAHRYGFDGIAQAVEESGIRACLGGIVMDVGTYATQTAAMHPGMIESRETSLLGVLKMHEKWHGRLNDRLHVWFGPRTPGGVTPELYREMSDHARERNMGITMHLAEVKADREFLQAEYGLSPVRYAESVGLLGKKSVMVHMVWLDDDDMALLAKTGTHVSYNPSSNAKLGSGICDVPRLLARGVNVSLGCDGAPANNDYDMIREMKFGTLIQKAVTRDPKVLSAETMLEMATIRGARALGLEHAIGSIEVGKKADFAVIDLDRPHTAPAFNPVSSLVYAATGGDVDTVVVDGRIVVAGGKLLSMNEDEVIAEAKKHAAQVYRRANIPAGPRWPVI, encoded by the coding sequence ATGCTTTTTACGAATGCGACGATTCTCACGATGAACGAACGGCGCGACATCATCACCGACGGTGGTGTCGTCATCGAAGGGAATCGAATTACCCAAGTCGGCAAGGCGAACGATCTCGCCCTGGCGCACCCCGAGCAAGAACGGGTCGACTTGGGCGGGAAGCTGCTCATCCCAGGGCTGATCGACACGCACGTTCACCTCGCCCAGGCGATGATTCGCGGCTGCGCGGACGAGTACGAGCTCATTCCGTGGCTGTGCGACCGCATCTGGGTCCTGCAGGGCAATTACACGGAGCGCGATGGCTACGCGAGCGCACGATTGTGCATGGCCGAGATGCTCAAGTCGGGCACCACCACGTTCCTCGAGGCCATGCTCGCGCACCGCTATGGCTTCGACGGCATCGCCCAAGCCGTGGAGGAAAGCGGTATTCGCGCCTGCCTCGGCGGCATCGTGATGGACGTCGGGACGTACGCCACGCAGACGGCCGCCATGCACCCGGGCATGATCGAGTCGCGCGAGACGAGCCTGCTCGGTGTCCTGAAGATGCACGAGAAATGGCACGGCCGTTTGAACGACCGGCTTCACGTGTGGTTCGGCCCGCGCACGCCCGGCGGCGTCACCCCCGAGCTTTACCGCGAGATGAGCGATCACGCGCGCGAGCGCAACATGGGCATCACGATGCACCTCGCCGAGGTGAAGGCCGACCGGGAGTTCCTTCAGGCCGAATATGGGCTCTCGCCGGTGCGCTACGCGGAAAGCGTGGGGCTGCTCGGGAAGAAGTCCGTGATGGTGCACATGGTCTGGCTCGACGACGACGACATGGCGTTGCTCGCCAAGACGGGCACCCACGTCTCGTACAACCCGTCGTCCAACGCGAAGCTCGGCTCGGGCATCTGCGACGTGCCGCGGCTGCTCGCCCGCGGCGTGAACGTGTCACTCGGCTGCGACGGCGCCCCCGCGAACAACGACTACGACATGATCCGCGAGATGAAGTTCGGCACGCTCATTCAAAAAGCCGTCACGCGAGACCCCAAGGTGCTCTCCGCCGAGACGATGCTCGAAATGGCCACGATCCGCGGAGCCCGCGCCCTGGGCCTCGAGCACGCAATAGGTTCGATCGAAGTCGGCAAAAAAGCCGACTTCGCCGTCATCGACCTCGACCGCCCCCACACCGCCCCCGCATTCAATCCCGTTTCGTCCCTGGTCTACGCGGCGACGGGAGGTGACGTCGACACCGTCGTCGTGGACGGGCGCATCGTTGTGGCGGGTGGAAAGCTGCTGTCGATGAACGAGGACGAGGTCATCGCCGAAGCGAAAAAACACGCAGCCCAGGTCTACCGCCGCGCGAACATACCCGCTGGTCCGCGCTGGCCGGTGATTTAG
- a CDS encoding Rrf2 family transcriptional regulator produces MNLGNQVEWALHCLSVLASAPEGIFVPAQVLSEFHRIPKEYLSKALQELAKAGIVEGKLGPKGGYRLARPADRITFLDVVEAVEGNAHSFRCTEIRRNIPGTPKVLPDGPCVIASVMYRAESAWRAVLQRTTIADIHAQLDADVSPKVLEKSRAWLLKQLG; encoded by the coding sequence GTGAACCTCGGTAACCAAGTCGAGTGGGCGCTCCACTGCCTGAGCGTCCTCGCCTCGGCACCCGAGGGGATCTTCGTCCCCGCGCAGGTGCTCTCCGAGTTTCACCGAATCCCCAAGGAGTACCTCTCCAAGGCCCTCCAGGAGCTGGCCAAGGCGGGCATCGTGGAGGGCAAGCTCGGGCCGAAGGGCGGTTACCGCCTCGCCCGGCCCGCCGACCGCATCACGTTTCTCGACGTCGTGGAGGCGGTCGAAGGCAATGCGCATTCTTTCCGCTGCACGGAGATCCGTCGCAACATCCCGGGCACGCCGAAGGTCCTCCCCGATGGGCCCTGCGTCATCGCCTCGGTGATGTACCGCGCCGAAAGCGCCTGGCGCGCGGTTCTCCAGCGGACCACCATCGCAGACATCCACGCGCAGCTCGATGCGGACGTGTCGCCGAAGGTGCTCGAGAAGAGCCGCGCGTGGCTGTTGAAGCAACTGGGGTAG